A genomic segment from Tachysurus fulvidraco isolate hzauxx_2018 chromosome 21, HZAU_PFXX_2.0, whole genome shotgun sequence encodes:
- the LOC125139884 gene encoding odorant receptor 131-2-like has product MANLSDPLTVVEMQTMRLDFTGERIFKMFLVVFTQSLFIYVNIIMLFTLRTKTIFRETPRYILFAHMLLNDTIHLVIALVLYILSSLYFMVVRAACAFIVLVSTSTFVNAPLNLAVMSLERYTAICFPLRHSELATPTRASAAVALVWVLGITDVLTDVCALFLLAEPSFYLSATVCTIKQLMVAPWQQGRSLTFKILLFIIVAIVLLYTYVAIVRQARIASSDTASAHKALQTVVLHALQLGLSLMSFLYEYIDYLLGSLPLSVYTQLRFLNFFIVLILPRCLSSLIYGLRDETFRPLFKQKFLYCTKKVVPLQAFRKQ; this is encoded by the coding sequence ATGGCCAACTTGTCTGACCCTTTGACTGTTGTTGAGATGCAAACCATGAGACTGGATTTTACAGGCGAAAGGATCTTTAAAATGTTCTTGGTTGTGTTCACACAATCCCTATTCATTTATGTTAACATTATAATGCTTTTTACATTGCGCACCAAGACCATTTTCCGTGAGACACCACGCTACATCCTGTTTGCCCACATGCTCCTGAATGACACCATTCACCTGGTAATTGCCCTTGTGCTCTATATTCTCAGTTCCTTATACTTTATGGTGGTTCGTGCTGCTTGTGCCTTCATTGTGCTGGTATCTACATCAACATTTGTCAATGCACCACTCAACCTGGCTGTCATGTCCCTGGAGAGGTACACAGCCATCTGCTTCCCACTGCGACACAGTGAGCTGGCTACGCCAACACGAGCGAGTGCAGCTGTTGCGCTGGTCTGGGTTTTGGGCATCACTGATGTGCTAACTGATGTGTGTGCTCTGTTCCTCCTTGCAGAGCCATCCTTCTACTTGTCTGCTACAGTGTGTACCATCAAACAGCTGATGGTGGCACCCTGGCAACAGGGCAGGAGTCTGACGTTCAAAATTCTGCTCTTCATCATAGTAGCCATTGTGTTGCTCTACACATATGTGGCCATCGTACGGCAGGCCCGTATCGCCTCCTCTGACACAGCTTCTGCCCACAAGGCCTTGCAAACTGTGGTACTGCATGCACTGCAGCTTGGTCTCTCACTCATGTCCTTCCTCTATGAGTATATTGATTACCTGCTGGGAAGTCTGCCACTCTCCGTATATACACAGTTGCGCTTTCTTAACTTCTTCATAGTGCTGATTCTGCCCCGTTGCCTCAGCTCTCTCATTTATGGCCTGAGGGATGAGACCTTCAGACCACTGTTCAAACAGAAATTCCTGTACTGCACAAAGAAAGTTGTGCCTTTACAGGCttttagaaaacaataa
- the tgfb1b gene encoding transforming growth factor beta-1 proprotein isoform X2 gives MLISSELKNNTSVTPVWTMRAQHLLLALLCLMGCVGYCGTLSTCKPLNLELVKRKRIEAIRGQILSKLRLAKEPEDDDKGESDEVPVEVLSVYNSTVELNEELIPTPDSPDAEEEAYYAKEVHKFTMNNFTNNMVMLFNVTEMRDVLGLERMVSQAELRLLIRDPRFAPGNEERLELYEGAGDKAHYLNSHLITNNLNGKWISFDVTPTVKNWLKNSEAEKALQLKLPHGCGESEKIPYISGTSTDRLDTAVLQTKMKKPHILVMSLPEDRVRHLSSRRKRQATGDAVCSEQSDVCCVRRLYIDFRKDLGWKWIHEPSGYYANYCIGSCSFVWNAENKYSQVLALYKHHNPGASAQPCCVPQVLDPLPILYYVGRQHKVEQLSNMIVKTCRCS, from the exons ATGTTG ATTTCTTCAGAGCTTAAAAACAACACCTCCGTAACACCAGTGTGGACGATGAGGGCACAACATTTGCTGTTGGCACTGCTGTGCCTGATGGGATGTGTGGGCTACTGTGGTACTTTATCAACCTGCAAACCCCTGAACCTGGAGCTGGTGAAAAGGAAGCGCATCGAGGCCATCCGCGGACAGATTCTCAGCAAACTACGGCTGGCCAAAGAGCCAGAAGACGATGACAAAGGAGAGAGCGATGAGGTGCCTGTTGAGGTCCTGTCTGTCTacaacagcactgtggagtTAAACGAGGAGCTGATACCCACCCCTGATTCTCCTGATGCAGAGGAGGAGGCATACTATGCCAAGGAGGTTCATAAGTTTACCATGAATAATT ttacgAATAATATGGTGATGCTGTTTAACGTCACTGAAATGAGAGACGTTTTGGGCTTAGAACGTATGGTTTCCCAGGCTGAGCTCCGTCTTCTGATCAGGGATCCTCGATTTGCTCCTGGCAATGAAGAGAGGTTAGAGCTTTATGAAGGGGCCGGGGATAAGGCTCACTACCTGAATTCACATTTAATCACCAACAACCTGAACGGCAAATGGATATCCTTTGACGTGACACCGACTGTAAAAAACTGGCTTAAAAATTCTG AGGCAGAAAAGGCATTACAGTTGAAGTTACCTCATGGATGTGGGGAGAGTGAAAAGATACCTTATATTTCAG GCACATCCACTGATAGATTAGACACAGCTGTTCTACAAACCAAAATGAAAAAGCCACACATTCTGGTAATGTCACTTCCTGAAGATCGTGTACGTCATCTCAGCTCGCGGAGAAAACGGCAAGCTACAGGAGATGCAGTTTGTTCTGA GCAGTCAGATGTTTGCTGTGTGAGAAGACTTTATATAGACTTCCGTAAAGACCTGGGCTGGAAATGGATACACGAACCTTCTGGCTATTATGCAAACTACTGTATCGGCTCCTGTTCCTTTGTCTGGAACGCGGAAAATAAGTACTCACAG GTTCTGGCGCTGTATAAACATCACAATCCTGGAGCATCGGCCCAACCCTGCTGTGTGCCACAGGTCCTGGATCCTTTACCCATCCTGTACTATGTGGGGAGACAACATAAG
- the b9d2 gene encoding B9 domain-containing protein 2, giving the protein MAELHIIGQIIGASGFPQSSLFCKWGVHTGGAWRLLSGLKEGQTQVDIPQIGEMAYWSHPIDLHYSTKGLQGWPKLHLQVWHQDSFGRCQLYGYGYCHVPSSPGQHRLQCVTWRPVGTWQEQLAQMFVGGGLQLRSPDLIYSGADRYRLHTEAMGTVELELCVIQRHFERYGVET; this is encoded by the exons ATGGCCGAGCTACATATTATCGGGCAGATCATTGGGGCCAGCGGTTTCCCTCAGAGCAGTCTGTTCTGCAAGTGGGGTGTTCACACAG GCGGAGCATGGAGACTTTTGTCTGGCCTAAAGGAGGGACAGACACAAGTGGATATACCGCAGATTGGTGAAATGGCTTACTGGAGTCATCCTATTGATTTACATTACTCCACTAAAGGCCTTCAAG GTTGGCCAAAACTTCATTTACAGGTCTGGCATCAGGACTCCTTTGGCAGATGTCAGCTGTACGGTTATGGCTACTGCCATGTGCCCTCCAGCCCCGGGCAGCACCGGCTGCAGTGTGTGACATGGAGGCCAGTGGGCACCTGGCAGGAACAGCTGGCTCAGATGTTTGTAGGTGGAGGCCTTCAGCTTCGCTCTCCAGACCTCATTTACAGTGGAGCAGATAGATACAGGCTTCATACAGAGGCTATGGGCACAGTAGAACTGGAATTGTGTGTCATTCAGCGGCATTTTGAGCGATATGGCGTAGAGACATGA
- the tgfb1b gene encoding transforming growth factor beta-1 proprotein isoform X1 — MLISSELKNNTSVTPVWTMRAQHLLLALLCLMGCVGYCGTLSTCKPLNLELVKRKRIEAIRGQILSKLRLAKEPEDDDKGESDEVPVEVLSVYNSTVELNEELIPTPDSPDAEEEAYYAKEVHKFTMNNFTNNMVMLFNVTEMRDVLGLERMVSQAELRLLIRDPRFAPGNEERLELYEGAGDKAHYLNSHLITNNLNGKWISFDVTPTVKNWLKNSATEAEKALQLKLPHGCGESEKIPYISGTSTDRLDTAVLQTKMKKPHILVMSLPEDRVRHLSSRRKRQATGDAVCSEQSDVCCVRRLYIDFRKDLGWKWIHEPSGYYANYCIGSCSFVWNAENKYSQVLALYKHHNPGASAQPCCVPQVLDPLPILYYVGRQHKVEQLSNMIVKTCRCS, encoded by the exons ATGTTG ATTTCTTCAGAGCTTAAAAACAACACCTCCGTAACACCAGTGTGGACGATGAGGGCACAACATTTGCTGTTGGCACTGCTGTGCCTGATGGGATGTGTGGGCTACTGTGGTACTTTATCAACCTGCAAACCCCTGAACCTGGAGCTGGTGAAAAGGAAGCGCATCGAGGCCATCCGCGGACAGATTCTCAGCAAACTACGGCTGGCCAAAGAGCCAGAAGACGATGACAAAGGAGAGAGCGATGAGGTGCCTGTTGAGGTCCTGTCTGTCTacaacagcactgtggagtTAAACGAGGAGCTGATACCCACCCCTGATTCTCCTGATGCAGAGGAGGAGGCATACTATGCCAAGGAGGTTCATAAGTTTACCATGAATAATT ttacgAATAATATGGTGATGCTGTTTAACGTCACTGAAATGAGAGACGTTTTGGGCTTAGAACGTATGGTTTCCCAGGCTGAGCTCCGTCTTCTGATCAGGGATCCTCGATTTGCTCCTGGCAATGAAGAGAGGTTAGAGCTTTATGAAGGGGCCGGGGATAAGGCTCACTACCTGAATTCACATTTAATCACCAACAACCTGAACGGCAAATGGATATCCTTTGACGTGACACCGACTGTAAAAAACTGGCTTAAAAATTCTG CTACAGAGGCAGAAAAGGCATTACAGTTGAAGTTACCTCATGGATGTGGGGAGAGTGAAAAGATACCTTATATTTCAG GCACATCCACTGATAGATTAGACACAGCTGTTCTACAAACCAAAATGAAAAAGCCACACATTCTGGTAATGTCACTTCCTGAAGATCGTGTACGTCATCTCAGCTCGCGGAGAAAACGGCAAGCTACAGGAGATGCAGTTTGTTCTGA GCAGTCAGATGTTTGCTGTGTGAGAAGACTTTATATAGACTTCCGTAAAGACCTGGGCTGGAAATGGATACACGAACCTTCTGGCTATTATGCAAACTACTGTATCGGCTCCTGTTCCTTTGTCTGGAACGCGGAAAATAAGTACTCACAG GTTCTGGCGCTGTATAAACATCACAATCCTGGAGCATCGGCCCAACCCTGCTGTGTGCCACAGGTCCTGGATCCTTTACCCATCCTGTACTATGTGGGGAGACAACATAAG
- the tgfb1b gene encoding transforming growth factor beta-1 proprotein isoform X3 gives MRAQHLLLALLCLMGCVGYCGTLSTCKPLNLELVKRKRIEAIRGQILSKLRLAKEPEDDDKGESDEVPVEVLSVYNSTVELNEELIPTPDSPDAEEEAYYAKEVHKFTMNNFTNNMVMLFNVTEMRDVLGLERMVSQAELRLLIRDPRFAPGNEERLELYEGAGDKAHYLNSHLITNNLNGKWISFDVTPTVKNWLKNSATEAEKALQLKLPHGCGESEKIPYISGTSTDRLDTAVLQTKMKKPHILVMSLPEDRVRHLSSRRKRQATGDAVCSEQSDVCCVRRLYIDFRKDLGWKWIHEPSGYYANYCIGSCSFVWNAENKYSQVLALYKHHNPGASAQPCCVPQVLDPLPILYYVGRQHKVEQLSNMIVKTCRCS, from the exons ATGAGGGCACAACATTTGCTGTTGGCACTGCTGTGCCTGATGGGATGTGTGGGCTACTGTGGTACTTTATCAACCTGCAAACCCCTGAACCTGGAGCTGGTGAAAAGGAAGCGCATCGAGGCCATCCGCGGACAGATTCTCAGCAAACTACGGCTGGCCAAAGAGCCAGAAGACGATGACAAAGGAGAGAGCGATGAGGTGCCTGTTGAGGTCCTGTCTGTCTacaacagcactgtggagtTAAACGAGGAGCTGATACCCACCCCTGATTCTCCTGATGCAGAGGAGGAGGCATACTATGCCAAGGAGGTTCATAAGTTTACCATGAATAATT ttacgAATAATATGGTGATGCTGTTTAACGTCACTGAAATGAGAGACGTTTTGGGCTTAGAACGTATGGTTTCCCAGGCTGAGCTCCGTCTTCTGATCAGGGATCCTCGATTTGCTCCTGGCAATGAAGAGAGGTTAGAGCTTTATGAAGGGGCCGGGGATAAGGCTCACTACCTGAATTCACATTTAATCACCAACAACCTGAACGGCAAATGGATATCCTTTGACGTGACACCGACTGTAAAAAACTGGCTTAAAAATTCTG CTACAGAGGCAGAAAAGGCATTACAGTTGAAGTTACCTCATGGATGTGGGGAGAGTGAAAAGATACCTTATATTTCAG GCACATCCACTGATAGATTAGACACAGCTGTTCTACAAACCAAAATGAAAAAGCCACACATTCTGGTAATGTCACTTCCTGAAGATCGTGTACGTCATCTCAGCTCGCGGAGAAAACGGCAAGCTACAGGAGATGCAGTTTGTTCTGA GCAGTCAGATGTTTGCTGTGTGAGAAGACTTTATATAGACTTCCGTAAAGACCTGGGCTGGAAATGGATACACGAACCTTCTGGCTATTATGCAAACTACTGTATCGGCTCCTGTTCCTTTGTCTGGAACGCGGAAAATAAGTACTCACAG GTTCTGGCGCTGTATAAACATCACAATCCTGGAGCATCGGCCCAACCCTGCTGTGTGCCACAGGTCCTGGATCCTTTACCCATCCTGTACTATGTGGGGAGACAACATAAG